The following are encoded together in the Cynocephalus volans isolate mCynVol1 chromosome 4, mCynVol1.pri, whole genome shotgun sequence genome:
- the LOC134376337 gene encoding olfactory receptor 52A5, producing the protein MLTFNGSIFLPSVLTLIGIPGLESVQCWIGIPFCAMYLIAVMGNSLIFIIIKYENSLHIPMYIFLSMLAATDIALSTCILPKMLGIFWFHLPQISFDTCLLQMGLIHTFQAMESGILLAMALDRYVAICEPLRHATIFSHQLLTHIGLGVTLRAAILVVPSLLLIKCRLKLFRTTVISHSYCEHMAIVKLAAEDTRVNKVYGLFVAFTILGFDIIFITLSYVQIFITVFQLPQKEARFKAFNTCIAHICVFLQFYFLAFFSFFTHRFGSHIPRYVHILLSNLYLLVPPFLNPIVYGVKTKHIRDHVLKMLFFKKTP; encoded by the coding sequence ATGCTCACATTCAATGGTTCAATCTTCTTGCCCTCTGTATTAACACTAATTGGGATTCCCGGCCTAGAATCAGTGCAGTGCTGGATTGGGATTCCATTCTGTGCCATGTATCTCATTGCTGTTATGGGGAATTCCCTAATTTTCATTATAATCAAATATGAAAACAGCCTCCATATACCCATGTACATTTTCTTATCTATGTTGGCAGCCACAGACATTGCCCTTAGCACCTGCATTCTTCCTAAAATGCTAGGCATCTTTTGGTTTCATTTGCCACAGATTTCTTTTGATACCTGCTTACTGCAGATGGGGCTTATTCACACTTTCCAGGCAATGGAGTCAGGCATCCTCCTGGCCATGGCCCTAGATCGCTACGTCGCCATCTGTGAACCCCTGAGACATGCTACCATCTTCTCCCATCAACTCTTGACTCATATTGGACTTGGGGTGACACTAAGGGCTGCCATCCTTGTAGTACCTTCCCTTTTGCTTATCAAATGCCGTCTTAAACTCTTCCGAACTACAGTCATCTCCCACTCTTATTGTGAGCACATGGCCATTGTGAAATTGGCTGCTGAAGATACTCGAGTCAACAAGGTATATGGTCTATTTGTTGCCTTCACCATCCTCGGGTTTGACATAATCTTTATTACTTTGTCCTATGTTCAAATCTTTATCACAGTCTTTCAATTGCCCCAGAAAGAGGCACGATTCAAGGCCTTCAATACCTGCATCGCCCACATCTGTGTCTTCctccagttctacttcctggctttcttctccttcttcacACACAGGTTTGGTTCCCACATCCCACGATATGTCCATATCCTCTTGTCAAACCTTTACCTGCTAGTCCCGCCTTTCCTCAATCCTATTGTCTATGGAGTGAAGACCAAACACATTCGTGACCATGTCCTGAAAATGCTCTTCTTCAAAAAGACACCTTAA